GATGGTACGGCGGCGGCGAACCATGCGGGTAACCTCCGGGGGACGAGTTGTTTGAACGCTGATAGTACCAATGCCGCGCCCGATTGATCTGGAGGTTTCCGTGGAAATTGAATTGGGGGCCTGGGCCGTCCTCATCATCGGCGCGGCCGTCGCCGGCTGTATCGACGCGGTCATCGGCGGCGGCGGGCTCGTGCTCATCCCGCTGCTGCTCGCCGTGGTTCCCGGCATCGCCCCCGCGACGGCACTGGGAACGAACAAACTGGTCGGCGTCACCGGCACCGCGTCGGCGGCGGTGACGATGGTGCGGAAGGTGGGGGCGTCGATAAGCGTGCGCTTCATCCCCGTGGCGCTGGTGTGTGCGGGCCTCGGCGCCGCATCCGCCTCGCTTATCGACGCCGCCGTCATGCGCCCCGTCATCATCATCCTCATGCTCGCGGTGGGCACCTTCGTCGCGCTGCGCCCGAGCTTCGGCACCGCCGTCGGCGGGGGAGACGTCGGGCGGTGGCGCCGGTGGGCGGTGATGGTCGCCGTCGGCGTCATCGCCTTCTACGACGGCATCTTCGGCCCCGGCACCGGCATGTTCCTCATCATGGCGTTCACCGCGCTGCTCTCCCAGGACTTCCTGCGGTCCGCGGCGATGGCGAAGGTGGTCAACACCTCCACCAACCTCGGCGCCCTCATCGTCTTCGCGTGGGGCGGGCACGTGTGGTGGCAGCTCGGCCTCATCCTCATCCTGGCGAACGTCGCCGGGGCCCAGCTTGGCGCCCGGACCGTCCTCGGCGGCGGGGCGAAGCTCGTGCGCGTCGCCCTGCTGGTCGTGGTCATTGTCATGAGCTCGTACCTGACCTGGCAGCAGTTTTTCAGCGGCGCTGCCTAACCTGACCTACATGACAACGTTTATCAGTGCCCACCAGGTCCGAGCTCCCGAGGAACTGGCGGGTGACGTCATGGCGGCACTGGACTTCATCGGCGGAGAGATCGCCGTCGCCACGGTGTACGGGCTGGCGGGTGTGGAGATCATCGCCACGCCCGAGGTGCTGCCCACCCTGGCCACCGCCGCCGCGGCCCTCGACTCCGCCGACCTGCCGGAACAGTTCCACCTCGTCGAGGGTTAATCCTCCGGGATGAACAGTTCCTCGATGGTGGTGCCGAACACCCGGGCCAACCGGAACGCGACCGGGAGGGAGGGATCGTAGCGCCCCTTCTCGATGGAGATGACCGTCTGCCGGCTCACCCCCAGCTCATCCGCCAGGCGTTGTTGGGACCAGCCGAGCCCGGCCCGTGCCTGCGCGACGGAGTTGCGCATCAGCCGTGGATCTTCCGCTGGTGCAGGTAGCGGGCCCCTACATCGAGGGCCGCGAGGACGAGCAGGCCGACGAGTACCGGGGCGACGGACGGGGAGAATCCCGCGCCGTCGGCGAAGGTGAGCGCGGCGGCACCCAGACCCGCTGCGGCGACGATGTCCCAGAACGCCCCGGACGCGGCCGTGTCCAGCCACGCGGACTCGATGCTGTCTCCGGGATTGCGCGGTGCATCGGTGAGCGTGGCCCGGTCCACGAGCAGCACCCAGGCGAGGGCGGCGACAATCGGCAGGGTGCTCGCCGTGAACACGAGCAGCACCACCCAGGTGGGGTCATCGGGCCGGAGCATGGCGGCGATCGCGCCGAGGGCGAGGCCGCCGACGAGACCGATCGCGACGGATGTGATGAGCAGTGTGGCGGTGGAACCACCGAAACGTGAACGGCCGAAGCGGGAAGTCATGTCTGCGACGGTACTGTCAAGTGGCCTTGACAGTCAAGGGAGCTTTACATCCGGTTCCTGGTCCGGTTCTTGGTCCGTGCCGTCGCCGGCGCCGACCACGGATCCTCCGGCCACGGATGCTTCGGATACCGCCCCCGCATCTCGGCCCGCACCTGGGCGTAGGGCCCCGCCCAGAAACTGGCCAGGTCATCGGTGACCGCCAGCGGGCGCCCGGCAGGGGAGAGCAGATGGAACAGAACCGGCACCCCGGCGCATTCCGGGGAGGCGTCCAGGCCGAAGCACTCCTGCAGCTTGACGCTGACGATCGGCCTGCCGGTGTCGTACCGGATCCGGTGCCGATTCCCGCTGGGGGCGGCGAAGTGGGTGGGGGCGAGGTCATCAAGATGCGTCGCCTCCGGCCAGGGCAGCAGCCGTTGCAGCGCCGGATACATGTCCACCCGGTTGGCCGCGGTGCCGTGCGCCATGGCGTCGAGCTCCGGTGCCAACCACACGTCCGGGTCAGCGCTGGCCGGATCGGGCCAGGGCTCGCCGAGCTGCTTATGCAGGAAAGCCAGCCGCTCCCGCAGGGCCTGCGCCTTCTCCGAGAAACGGAACATCACCGGCCCCTCCTTCCGCACCGTTTCCGCCAGGGCCTCGGCCGCCCGGGCCGGATCGACCGTCACCGGGGTGGAGCTCAGCTCGATCGCCCCGATGCGGGTGACCCGCCGGCCACGCACCTTTCCGCCCTCGGCGGTGGCCAGCGTGTTGGTGTCCACGCCGACGGCCTGCCTCGCCGCGGCCTCGCTCAGGCGGGCGGCGGCCCGGATCGTCGCGCCCGCGCGGCCCTCCCGGGAAGTGCCGCCGGTGCGGGTGACCTCGGCGACGGCCAGCCACTCCGCGCCCTGGAGGCCCTTGAGGGAGGAGTCCGGCGGCAGGACCGCCCGGGTGCCGCTGGCAAGCAGGTACTCGGAGCCGGACAGTCGGGCCACCCGACGGGGGAAGGCCAGGGCGGTGATGACACCGGGATCGGATTCGCCGGAGCCGTCCTTCCCGGCCAGCCGCCGCAGGCGCGTGACCTCCCGGTCGAAGCGCCGCTGGCCCCGTAGCTGACGGATCTGCGCGGCGATGTCCCCACGCGGGGAATCCGCCAGGCACGCGACGGTCTCCGCGGCCGCCGGGCCGCAGGCGAGCAGGGCGCGCCCCAGTCGCGGGTCGACGGGCATGCCGGCCAACCGGCGGCCGAGCGAGGTGGCGGTGCCGTCCCCGGAGATCGCACCGATGCCGCGCAGCACTGCCTCGGCGGCGTCGAGGGCGGGGGAGGGAGGGGCGTCGACAAGCGGGAGGCCCTCACCGCGCGGGGTGCCCCACACCGCAAGGGTGAGCGCGGCCTGCGTGAGATCGGAGGTGGCGATCTCCGGGGTGATGTGCGCGGGAAGGTGCTGGTAGTCGGACTGGGAGTAGGCGCGGATGACCGTGCCCGGGCCCTCACGGCCGGCACGGCCGGCGCGCTGATTCACCGTCGACTGTGCCGCGGAGACCG
Above is a window of Corynebacterium suedekumii DNA encoding:
- a CDS encoding TSUP family transporter, coding for MPRPIDLEVSVEIELGAWAVLIIGAAVAGCIDAVIGGGGLVLIPLLLAVVPGIAPATALGTNKLVGVTGTASAAVTMVRKVGASISVRFIPVALVCAGLGAASASLIDAAVMRPVIIILMLAVGTFVALRPSFGTAVGGGDVGRWRRWAVMVAVGVIAFYDGIFGPGTGMFLIMAFTALLSQDFLRSAAMAKVVNTSTNLGALIVFAWGGHVWWQLGLILILANVAGAQLGARTVLGGGAKLVRVALLVVVIVMSSYLTWQQFFSGAA
- a CDS encoding helix-turn-helix transcriptional regulator; its protein translation is MRNSVAQARAGLGWSQQRLADELGVSRQTVISIEKGRYDPSLPVAFRLARVFGTTIEELFIPED
- the hrpB gene encoding ATP-dependent helicase HrpB, whose product is MFDLTRIGAGLPVAATIDQLSELLARNNRAVIQAPPGTGKTTLVPPALANHVHTTSGTSGKVLVVAPRRVAVRAAARRLAQLDGSSLGDKVGFTVRGEHHAGSAVEFMTPGVLLRRLMSDPELSGVSAVAVDEVHERQLDTDLVLGMLLELAELREDLAVVAMSATLDVEKFAGLMDAPVLDTPAVTHPLAIEYAPHEGRLRNSREFLDHLAGLARGHEHSVLVFVPGVREVEDVVGRLPGALPLHGSLSAVEQDAALTPGAEPRIIVATSIAESSLTVPGVRVVVDSGLSRVPRRDAARQMTGLVTVSAAQSTVNQRAGRAGREGPGTVIRAYSQSDYQHLPAHITPEIATSDLTQAALTLAVWGTPRGEGLPLVDAPPSPALDAAEAVLRGIGAISGDGTATSLGRRLAGMPVDPRLGRALLACGPAAAETVACLADSPRGDIAAQIRQLRGQRRFDREVTRLRRLAGKDGSGESDPGVITALAFPRRVARLSGSEYLLASGTRAVLPPDSSLKGLQGAEWLAVAEVTRTGGTSREGRAGATIRAAARLSEAAARQAVGVDTNTLATAEGGKVRGRRVTRIGAIELSSTPVTVDPARAAEALAETVRKEGPVMFRFSEKAQALRERLAFLHKQLGEPWPDPASADPDVWLAPELDAMAHGTAANRVDMYPALQRLLPWPEATHLDDLAPTHFAAPSGNRHRIRYDTGRPIVSVKLQECFGLDASPECAGVPVLFHLLSPAGRPLAVTDDLASFWAGPYAQVRAEMRGRYPKHPWPEDPWSAPATARTKNRTRNRM